One Pagrus major chromosome 11, Pma_NU_1.0 genomic region harbors:
- the lnp1 gene encoding leukemia NUP98 fusion partner 1, with product MSLRLLPAFAVDNDDDDDGNFTKWMSSYWGHGSESGHSRERKRSFRRPAKTQADRRASLPTVSQLDAMKLNKLHVATMAPTPSHIKTREEKGEVRPHQRARRASSDDNSRPKSAMENRITPIPELTESFERRLCFSDKKIMSLNEDDKLCLICHEDMRQNGGGVQELHCMHRFHKEAARRLEQCRPRNGSEAAACQVRRLSDERRKSADEPISMEKEQHTPHRKLSLRRHR from the exons ATGTCTCTGAGGCTCCTGCCTGCTTTCGCTGTGGACAATGACGACGACGATGATGGTAACTTTACAAAATGGATGAGCAGTTACTGGGGTCACGGCTCAGAATCCGGACACTCCAGAGAAAGAAAACGCAGTTTCAGAAGACCTGCGAAAACACAAGCTGACCGAAGAGCATCGCTCCCAACTGTG TCACAATTAGATGCCATGAAGTTAAACAAGCTCCATGTGGCGACAATGGCACCCACCCCGAGCCACATCAAAACCcgagaggagaagggggaggtCAGGCCCCACCAGAGAGCTCGTCGCGCCTCCTCAGATGACAACAGCCGTCCCAAGAGCGCCATGGAGAACCGCATCACCCCCATCCCAGAGCTCACAGAGTCATTCGAGAGGAGACTTTGTTTCAGTGATAAGAAGATCATGTCTCTG AATGAAGACGACAAGTTGTGCCTGATCTGTCATGAGGACATGCGGCAGAACGGAGGGGGCGTTCAAGAGCTGCACTGTATGCACCGCTTCCACAAAGAG GCGGCCAGGAGGTTAGAGCAGTGTCGGCCCCGCAACGGCAGTGAAGCGGCGGCTTGTCAGGTGAGGAGGCTCTcggatgagaggaggaagtctGCAGACGAGCCCATCTCTATGGAGAAGGAGCAGCACACACCCCACCGTAAACTTTCCCTGCGGAGACATCGTTGA